In Musa acuminata AAA Group cultivar baxijiao chromosome BXJ2-10, Cavendish_Baxijiao_AAA, whole genome shotgun sequence, a genomic segment contains:
- the LOC103969056 gene encoding probable xyloglucan endotransglucosylase/hydrolase protein 25, with amino-acid sequence MAIRFLLIASSLLAIAAAGNFDQEFDITWGDGRAKVLESGQLLTLTLDKASGSGFQSKNEYLFGKIDMQIKLVPGNSAGTVTAYYLSSQGPTHDEIDFEFLGNVSGDPYTLHTNVFAQGKGNREMQFKLWFDPTADFHTYTILWNPSHIIFMVDRTPIRDFKNLESRGVEFPKNQPMRIYSSLWNADDWATRGGLVKTDWSQAPFTASYRSFRADTVPSSSGWWSQELDTTGQEKMKWVQKNYMIYNYCSDLKRFPQGLPTECSFA; translated from the exons ATGGCGATCCGGTTTCTGCTGATAGCTTCCTCTTTGCTggccatcgccgccgccggcAACTTCGACCAGGAGTTCGACATCACCTGGGGCGACGGCCGCGCCAAGGTCCTCGAGAGCGGCCAGCTCCTCACCCTCACCCTAGACAAGGCCTCGGGCTCGGGATTCCAGTCGAAGAACGAGTACCTCTTCGGCAAGATCGACATGCAGATCAAGCTCGTTCCGGGGAACTCCGCCGGCACCGTCACTGCCTACTAT TTGTCCTCGCAAGGGCCGACGCATGACGAGATCGACTTCGAGTTCCTCGGAAATGTCAGCGGAGATCCCTACACCCTCCACACCAACGTGTTCGCCCAAGGGAAGGGGAACAGGGAGATGCAGTTCAAGCTCTGGTTTGATCCCACCGCGGACTTCCACACCTACACCATCCTCTGGAACCCTAGCCATATCAT CTTCATGGTCGACCGCACCCCGATCAGAGACTTCAAGAACCTGGAATCGAGGGGCGTCGAGTTCCCCAAGAACCAGCCCATGAGGATCTACTCCAGCCTCTGGAACGCGGATGACTGGGCTACCAGAGGCGGCCTGGTCAAGACCGACTGGTCGCAGGCACCGTTCACGGCCTCATATAGAAGCTTCAGGGCCGACACTGTCCCCAGCAGCAGCGGGTGGTGGAGCCAAGAGCTGGACACCACAGGCCAAGAGAAGATGAAGTGGGTGCAGAAGAACTACATGATCTACAACTACTGCAGCGACCTCAAGAGGTTCCCACAGGGCCTGCCTACAGAGTGCTCCTTTGCCTGA